In one window of Tenacibaculum mesophilum DNA:
- a CDS encoding ABC transporter permease family protein: MKKQNFLWMAVMCFTLLFSCQSEEIIENESKKEELQLAKGSTVTINHTYDYYGKQFKISYVYNEESGEVLKADGDVDFAQEIFGNEEKAPKSLFFNNPEEGSTDIEVKVFDNTEDLKKYTSKVAEGFPGDQVSTEGKSSKCNSYDVYGSGNFYFYKHAYYNTEMTGMRRQKRYYYRDHWVGSGNNDQLSSLKIRKPTYRRQVVYLYQHSCYGGKVIGFYSPTGYLGLNVGNLKWYTMSGWWWWKKSWNDQVSSTSGWAW; this comes from the coding sequence ATGAAAAAACAAAATTTTTTATGGATGGCAGTAATGTGTTTTACATTACTTTTTAGCTGTCAAAGTGAAGAAATAATTGAAAATGAATCAAAAAAAGAAGAATTACAATTAGCAAAAGGAAGTACAGTAACTATTAATCATACGTACGATTATTATGGGAAACAATTTAAAATATCTTATGTATATAATGAAGAAAGTGGAGAAGTATTGAAGGCAGATGGAGATGTAGATTTTGCTCAAGAAATTTTTGGTAACGAAGAAAAAGCTCCAAAATCATTGTTTTTTAATAATCCAGAAGAAGGAAGCACTGATATTGAAGTAAAAGTTTTCGATAATACAGAAGACTTAAAAAAATACACCTCAAAAGTAGCAGAAGGTTTCCCAGGAGATCAAGTTTCAACAGAAGGGAAGTCATCAAAATGTAATAGCTATGATGTGTATGGCTCGGGTAACTTTTATTTCTATAAACATGCCTACTATAACACAGAAATGACAGGCATGAGAAGGCAAAAACGCTATTATTACAGAGACCATTGGGTTGGGTCAGGAAATAACGACCAATTATCTTCTTTAAAAATTAGAAAACCAACTTATAGACGACAAGTAGTATATTTATACCAACACTCTTGTTATGGAGGAAAAGTTATAGGCTTTTATTCACCAACAGGTTATTTAGGGTTAAACGTAGGGAATCTTAAATGGTACACCATGTCTGGTTGGTGGTGGTGGAAGAAGTCTTGGAACGACCAGGTTTCTTCTACATCAGGCTGGGCTTGGTAA
- the argS gene encoding arginine--tRNA ligase: MNIQSLIETKVKEGFLALYDVEIPSVEFQATRKDFEGDITVVVFPLLRYKKGNPVQIGEDLGKYLVENINEITSYNVVKGFLNLVVDDSFYVNFFNQIATDATYGFVKEDKTDARMVEYSSPNTNKPLHLGHVRNVLLGYSVAEILKAAGHKVYKTQIINDRGIHICKSMLAWKKFGEGETPESTGLKGDKLVGNYYVKFDQEYKKEISNLVASGVSEDDAKKQAPLFVEAQEMLRKWEAGDKEVVALWEMMNGWVYKGFDVTYENIGVNFDKLYYESNTYLLGKDIIEEGLQNGVFFKKEDGSVWCDLTDEGLDEKLVLRSDGTAVYMTQDIGTAIQRSKDFPDVNGMVYTVGNEQDYHFKVLFLILQKLGYSWAKQLFHLSYGMVDLPSGKMKSREGTVVDADDLMNEMTNTAREISQELGKLEGYSTEEKEELYKIIGLGALKYFILKVDPKKRILFDPQASVDFQGNTGPFVQYTYARIQSILRKADFDYSSSVSVELHEKEKELIKQLEQYPEVIQQAASNYSPAVIANYTYDLVKEFNSFYQNVSILGEENQDKKVFRVQLSKKVADTIKSAFKLLGIQVPERM, from the coding sequence ATGAATATTCAATCGTTAATAGAAACGAAAGTAAAAGAAGGATTTTTAGCCTTGTATGATGTAGAAATTCCTAGTGTAGAATTTCAAGCAACCCGTAAAGATTTTGAAGGTGACATTACAGTAGTTGTCTTCCCATTACTACGGTACAAAAAAGGAAATCCTGTTCAAATTGGTGAAGATTTAGGAAAATATTTAGTCGAGAACATCAACGAAATTACTAGCTACAATGTCGTAAAAGGTTTTTTAAACTTAGTGGTTGATGATTCTTTCTATGTAAACTTTTTTAATCAAATAGCTACTGATGCAACTTATGGCTTTGTAAAAGAAGACAAAACAGATGCACGTATGGTGGAATATTCTTCTCCTAACACGAACAAACCTTTGCACTTAGGACATGTTCGTAATGTTTTGTTAGGATATTCAGTTGCAGAAATTTTAAAAGCTGCGGGACATAAGGTTTACAAAACACAAATTATCAACGATCGTGGTATCCATATTTGTAAGTCTATGTTGGCTTGGAAAAAATTTGGAGAAGGAGAAACTCCTGAATCTACTGGATTAAAAGGCGATAAACTGGTTGGAAATTACTATGTAAAATTCGATCAAGAATATAAAAAAGAAATTAGCAACCTAGTCGCTTCTGGTGTTTCTGAAGACGATGCTAAAAAGCAAGCTCCTTTATTTGTTGAAGCACAAGAAATGTTACGTAAGTGGGAAGCTGGTGATAAGGAAGTTGTTGCTCTTTGGGAAATGATGAACGGATGGGTATACAAAGGTTTCGACGTTACTTATGAAAACATCGGAGTTAACTTTGATAAATTATACTATGAAAGTAACACCTATTTATTAGGAAAAGATATTATTGAGGAAGGTTTACAAAACGGAGTTTTCTTCAAAAAAGAAGACGGTTCTGTTTGGTGTGATTTAACTGACGAAGGACTAGATGAAAAACTAGTATTACGTTCAGACGGAACTGCGGTGTATATGACCCAAGACATTGGAACTGCCATCCAACGTTCTAAAGATTTTCCTGATGTAAACGGAATGGTATATACCGTAGGTAACGAACAAGATTATCACTTTAAAGTGTTGTTCTTAATCTTACAAAAGCTAGGATACTCTTGGGCTAAACAATTATTCCACTTAAGTTACGGAATGGTAGATTTACCTTCTGGAAAAATGAAATCTCGTGAAGGAACTGTAGTAGATGCTGATGATTTAATGAACGAAATGACCAATACAGCTCGTGAAATTTCACAAGAGTTAGGTAAGTTAGAAGGGTATTCTACTGAGGAAAAAGAGGAATTATATAAAATTATCGGATTAGGAGCTTTAAAATACTTCATTTTAAAGGTAGATCCTAAAAAGAGAATTTTGTTTGACCCACAAGCATCGGTAGATTTCCAAGGAAACACAGGTCCGTTTGTACAATATACTTATGCAAGAATTCAATCAATCTTACGTAAAGCTGATTTCGATTATTCTTCATCTGTATCAGTAGAATTACACGAGAAAGAAAAAGAATTAATCAAACAATTAGAACAATATCCTGAAGTCATTCAGCAAGCAGCAAGTAATTATTCGCCTGCTGTGATTGCTAATTATACCTACGACTTGGTAAAAGAGT
- a CDS encoding YkgJ family cysteine cluster protein yields MDKDLENLPKLAKDALQENKKYFQRLKKRTPKRLDLLMQELHEEEFERTDCLECANCCKTTSPIFTEKDIERIAKHLKMRVIDFTNQYLQRDEDNFMVLQSAPCTFLDESDNTCFIYDVRPKACSEYPHTNRKKFIQLADLTIKNTEVCPATYRIVEELKKRLPQSGSSKK; encoded by the coding sequence ATGGATAAAGACCTTGAAAACTTACCAAAATTAGCCAAAGACGCTTTACAAGAAAATAAGAAGTATTTTCAACGATTAAAAAAGCGTACTCCTAAACGCTTAGATTTATTAATGCAAGAATTGCATGAGGAAGAATTTGAGCGTACCGACTGTTTAGAATGTGCTAATTGTTGTAAAACGACTTCACCAATTTTTACTGAAAAAGATATAGAGCGCATTGCAAAACACTTAAAAATGAGGGTGATTGATTTTACTAATCAATATTTACAGCGAGATGAAGATAATTTCATGGTCTTACAATCTGCTCCGTGTACTTTTTTAGATGAATCAGATAATACGTGTTTTATTTATGATGTGCGTCCAAAAGCTTGCTCAGAATATCCACATACCAATCGTAAAAAGTTTATCCAATTAGCAGATTTAACTATTAAAAATACGGAGGTTTGTCCTGCAACTTACCGAATAGTAGAGGAGTTGAAAAAGAGATTACCACAATCGGGAAGTTCTAAGAAATAA
- a CDS encoding sterol desaturase family protein has protein sequence METLIHYFETIPSSHRSIILVGGITFFWLLEGAVPLFSFKYNKWKHAWPNLFFTATTVIINFVLAFLLLKTADWVQANDFGLINWLPEMPLWLYVLLGVLFLDFFGAYLAHLVEHKVKPLWMVHLVHHSDHKVDTTTANRHHPIESVIRFTFTLVGVFLVGTPIAIIMLYQSISLVFTQLTHANIKMPKKLDKVLSYVIVSPDMHKVHHHNLLPYTDSNYGNIFSIWDRLLGTYMELDREKIVYGVDTFPDEEKNSSLKELLKQPFQGYRKPTNLKEL, from the coding sequence GTGGAAACTCTTATACATTATTTTGAAACGATTCCTTCTAGTCATAGAAGTATTATTTTAGTTGGCGGAATTACTTTCTTTTGGTTATTGGAAGGCGCTGTACCATTATTTAGTTTTAAATACAATAAATGGAAACACGCATGGCCTAATTTATTTTTCACTGCAACTACGGTAATTATCAATTTTGTATTGGCATTCTTATTATTAAAGACAGCCGATTGGGTGCAAGCAAATGACTTTGGATTAATCAACTGGCTACCCGAAATGCCATTGTGGTTGTACGTATTGTTAGGTGTATTATTTTTAGACTTCTTCGGAGCTTATTTAGCACATTTAGTTGAACATAAAGTAAAACCTTTGTGGATGGTACATTTAGTTCACCATTCTGATCATAAAGTGGATACCACAACAGCAAACAGACATCACCCGATAGAAAGTGTAATTCGTTTTACATTTACTTTAGTAGGTGTTTTTTTAGTCGGGACTCCAATAGCTATAATAATGTTGTACCAATCAATATCGTTAGTGTTTACGCAGTTAACACATGCTAATATAAAAATGCCTAAAAAGTTAGATAAGGTATTGAGTTATGTGATTGTATCACCCGATATGCACAAAGTACATCATCATAATTTATTACCTTATACAGATTCTAACTACGGAAATATCTTTTCTATTTGGGACCGTTTATTAGGAACGTATATGGAGTTAGATAGAGAAAAAATAGTGTATGGAGTAGATACATTTCCAGATGAAGAAAAAAACTCTAGTTTAAAAGAGTTGTTAAAACAGCCGTTTCAAGGCTATCGAAAACCTACGAATTTAAAGGAGTTATAA
- a CDS encoding toxin-antitoxin system YwqK family antitoxin has translation MINIKRIFSTTLLLSVFFITATQAQKINKFDTNGKRHGVWKKYYDDNKNKIRYSGEFKNGKEIGTFNFYEPNSYGIPSMTKEFSAKSDSAFVQFFTPNGKIKTKGWMIGKKRVGKWTYYFSDGKLFSEEEYANGKLDGVLKNYYRNGKLTEESIYKNGKKNGLSKIFTEEGVMIEEVYYVNGKLEGEGKYYDLKGDLKEKGMYKNGKRDGKWQFYMDGEVVTDKRKKKAFSIPKN, from the coding sequence ATGATAAATATAAAAAGGATATTTTCAACAACACTTTTGTTATCGGTATTTTTTATAACAGCTACTCAAGCACAAAAAATAAATAAATTTGATACTAATGGAAAGAGGCATGGAGTTTGGAAAAAATATTATGATGATAATAAAAACAAAATAAGATATTCAGGAGAGTTTAAAAATGGAAAAGAGATAGGTACATTTAATTTTTATGAACCTAATTCTTACGGAATTCCTTCTATGACTAAAGAGTTTTCTGCAAAATCCGATAGTGCCTTTGTGCAATTTTTTACGCCTAACGGAAAAATAAAAACAAAAGGATGGATGATAGGAAAAAAACGAGTAGGAAAATGGACGTATTATTTTTCTGATGGAAAACTTTTTTCAGAAGAAGAATATGCTAACGGTAAATTAGATGGAGTTTTAAAAAACTACTATAGAAATGGTAAATTAACTGAAGAAAGTATTTATAAAAATGGTAAGAAAAATGGACTTTCTAAGATTTTTACTGAAGAAGGAGTGATGATTGAAGAAGTGTATTATGTAAATGGTAAATTAGAAGGAGAAGGGAAATACTACGATTTAAAAGGAGATTTAAAAGAAAAAGGGATGTATAAAAATGGTAAGAGAGATGGTAAATGGCAATTTTACATGGATGGAGAAGTAGTTACCGACAAGAGAAAGAAAAAAGCGTTTTCAATTCCTAAAAATTAA